One window from the genome of Rhinolophus ferrumequinum isolate MPI-CBG mRhiFer1 chromosome 22, mRhiFer1_v1.p, whole genome shotgun sequence encodes:
- the MEF2D gene encoding myocyte-specific enhancer factor 2D isoform X2, which yields MGRKKIQIQRITDERNRQVTFTKRKFGLMKKAYELSVLCDCEIALIIFNHSNKLFQYASTDMDKVLLKYTEYNEPHESRTNADIIEALHKKHRECESPEVDEVFALTPQTEEKYKKIDEEFDKMMQSYRLASAVPAPNFAMPVTVPVSSQSSLQFSNPSGSLVTPSLVTSSLTDPRLLSPQQPALQRNSVSPGLPQRPASAGAMLGGDLNSANGACPSPVGNGYVSARASPGLLPVANGNSLNKVIPAKSPPPPTHSAQLGAPSRKPDLRVITSQGGKGLMHHLTEDHLDLNNAQRLGVSQSTHSLTTPVVSVATPSLLSQGLPFSSMPTAYNTDYQLTSAELSSLPAFSSPGGLSLGNVTAVTAWPQPPQPQQPPQPPPQQPPQQPPQQPPQQPHLVPVSLSNLIPGSPLPHVGAALTVTTHPHVSIKSEPVSPSRERSPAPPPQAVFPATRPEPGDGLSSPAGGSYETGDRDDGRGDFGPTLGLLRPAPEPEAEGSAVKRMRLDTWTLK from the exons ATGGGGAGGAAAAAGATTCAGATCCAGCGGATCACTGATGAGCGGAACCGCCAG GTGACGTTCACCAAGCGGAAGTTCGGGCTGATGAAGAAGGCGTACGAGCTGAGTGTGCTGTGCGACTGCGAGATCGCGCTCATCATCTTCAATCACTCCAACAAGCTGTTCCAGTACGCCAGCACCGACATGGACAAGGTGCTGCTCAAGTACACGGAGTACAACGAGCCGCACGAAAGCCGCACCAACGCCGACATCATCGAG GCGCTGCACAAGAAACACAGGGAGTGTGAGAGCCCCGAGGTGGACGAGGTGTTTGCCCTGACCCCCCAGACGgaggagaaatataaaaagatagaCGAGGAGTTTGATAAAATGATGCAGAGTTATAGACTGGCC TCAGCTGTCCCGGCCCCCAACTTTGCCATGCCCGTGACAGTGCCCGTGTCCAGTCAGAGCTCACTGCAGTTCAGCAACCCCAGCGGCTCCCTGGTCACCCCTTCCCTGGTGACGTCATCCCTCACGGACCCACGGCTCCTGTCCCCCCAGCAGCCAGCACTACAGAGGAACAGTGTGTCCCCCGGCCTGCCCCAGCGGCCCGCCAGTGCAG GGGCCATGCTAGGGGGAGACCTCAACAGTGCAAATGGAGCCTGCCCCAGCCCCGTGG ggaaCGGCTACGTCAGTGCTCGGGCCTCCCCTGGCCTCCTCCCCGTGGCCAATGGCAACAGCTTAAACAAGGTCATCCCTGCCAAGTCtccgcccccacccacccacagcgCCCAGCTCGGAGCCCCCAGCCGCAAGCCTGACCTGAGGGTGATCACGTCCCAGGGAGGAAAGGGGTTAATGCACCACTTG ACTGAGGACCATTTAGACCTG AACAATGCCCAGCGCCTTGGGGTCTCCCAGTCTACCCACTCGCTCACCACCCCTGTGGTTTCCGTGGCAACGCCAAGTTTactcagccagggcctccccttctcctccatgCCTACCGCCTACAACACAG ATTACCAGCTGACCAGCGCGGAGCTCTCCTCCTTACCAGCCTTCAGTTCGCCTGGGGGACTGTCACTAGGCAACGTCACCGCTGTCACTGCCTGGCCGCAGCCACCACAGCCCCAGCAGCCGCCCCAGCCGCCTCCCCAGCAGCCGCCCCAGCAGCCGCCCCAGCAGCCGCCCCAGCAACCTCACCTGGTCCCCGTGTCTCTCAGCAACTTAAT CCCTGGCAGCCCCTTGCCCCACGTGGGTGCTGCCCTGACGGTCACCACCCACCCCCATGTCAGCATCAAGTCGGAACCGGTGTCCCCCAGCCGAGAGCGCAGCCCTGCGCCTCCCCCTCAGGCTGTGTTCCCAGCCACCCGCCCTGAGCCCGGCGATGGTCTCAGCAGCCCGGCCGGGGGCTCCTATGAAACGGGGGACCGCGATGACGGCCGGGGGGACTTCGGGCCCACGCTGGGCCTGCTGCGTCCGGCCCCGGAGCCTGAGGCCGAGGGCTCGGCTGTGAAGCGGATGCGGCTGGATACCTGG ACATTAAAGTGA
- the MEF2D gene encoding myocyte-specific enhancer factor 2D isoform X4, with amino-acid sequence MGRKKIQIQRITDERNRQVTFTKRKFGLMKKAYELSVLCDCEIALIIFNHSNKLFQYASTDMDKVLLKYTEYNEPHESRTNADIIEALHKKHRECESPEVDEVFALTPQTEEKYKKIDEEFDKMMQSYRLASAVPAPNFAMPVTVPVSSQSSLQFSNPSGSLVTPSLVTSSLTDPRLLSPQQPALQRNSVSPGLPQRPASAGAMLGGDLNSANGACPSPVGNGYVSARASPGLLPVANGNSLNKVIPAKSPPPPTHSAQLGAPSRKPDLRVITSQGGKGLMHHLNNAQRLGVSQSTHSLTTPVVSVATPSLLSQGLPFSSMPTAYNTDYQLTSAELSSLPAFSSPGGLSLGNVTAVTAWPQPPQPQQPPQPPPQQPPQQPPQQPPQQPHLVPVSLSNLIPGSPLPHVGAALTVTTHPHVSIKSEPVSPSRERSPAPPPQAVFPATRPEPGDGLSSPAGGSYETGDRDDGRGDFGPTLGLLRPAPEPEAEGSAVKRMRLDTWTLK; translated from the exons ATGGGGAGGAAAAAGATTCAGATCCAGCGGATCACTGATGAGCGGAACCGCCAG GTGACGTTCACCAAGCGGAAGTTCGGGCTGATGAAGAAGGCGTACGAGCTGAGTGTGCTGTGCGACTGCGAGATCGCGCTCATCATCTTCAATCACTCCAACAAGCTGTTCCAGTACGCCAGCACCGACATGGACAAGGTGCTGCTCAAGTACACGGAGTACAACGAGCCGCACGAAAGCCGCACCAACGCCGACATCATCGAG GCGCTGCACAAGAAACACAGGGAGTGTGAGAGCCCCGAGGTGGACGAGGTGTTTGCCCTGACCCCCCAGACGgaggagaaatataaaaagatagaCGAGGAGTTTGATAAAATGATGCAGAGTTATAGACTGGCC TCAGCTGTCCCGGCCCCCAACTTTGCCATGCCCGTGACAGTGCCCGTGTCCAGTCAGAGCTCACTGCAGTTCAGCAACCCCAGCGGCTCCCTGGTCACCCCTTCCCTGGTGACGTCATCCCTCACGGACCCACGGCTCCTGTCCCCCCAGCAGCCAGCACTACAGAGGAACAGTGTGTCCCCCGGCCTGCCCCAGCGGCCCGCCAGTGCAG GGGCCATGCTAGGGGGAGACCTCAACAGTGCAAATGGAGCCTGCCCCAGCCCCGTGG ggaaCGGCTACGTCAGTGCTCGGGCCTCCCCTGGCCTCCTCCCCGTGGCCAATGGCAACAGCTTAAACAAGGTCATCCCTGCCAAGTCtccgcccccacccacccacagcgCCCAGCTCGGAGCCCCCAGCCGCAAGCCTGACCTGAGGGTGATCACGTCCCAGGGAGGAAAGGGGTTAATGCACCACTTG AACAATGCCCAGCGCCTTGGGGTCTCCCAGTCTACCCACTCGCTCACCACCCCTGTGGTTTCCGTGGCAACGCCAAGTTTactcagccagggcctccccttctcctccatgCCTACCGCCTACAACACAG ATTACCAGCTGACCAGCGCGGAGCTCTCCTCCTTACCAGCCTTCAGTTCGCCTGGGGGACTGTCACTAGGCAACGTCACCGCTGTCACTGCCTGGCCGCAGCCACCACAGCCCCAGCAGCCGCCCCAGCCGCCTCCCCAGCAGCCGCCCCAGCAGCCGCCCCAGCAGCCGCCCCAGCAACCTCACCTGGTCCCCGTGTCTCTCAGCAACTTAAT CCCTGGCAGCCCCTTGCCCCACGTGGGTGCTGCCCTGACGGTCACCACCCACCCCCATGTCAGCATCAAGTCGGAACCGGTGTCCCCCAGCCGAGAGCGCAGCCCTGCGCCTCCCCCTCAGGCTGTGTTCCCAGCCACCCGCCCTGAGCCCGGCGATGGTCTCAGCAGCCCGGCCGGGGGCTCCTATGAAACGGGGGACCGCGATGACGGCCGGGGGGACTTCGGGCCCACGCTGGGCCTGCTGCGTCCGGCCCCGGAGCCTGAGGCCGAGGGCTCGGCTGTGAAGCGGATGCGGCTGGATACCTGG ACATTAAAGTGA
- the MEF2D gene encoding myocyte-specific enhancer factor 2D isoform X3 has protein sequence MGRKKIQIQRITDERNRQVTFTKRKFGLMKKAYELSVLCDCEIALIIFNHSNKLFQYASTDMDKVLLKYTEYNEPHESRTNADIIETLRKKGFNGCDSPEPDGEDSLEQSPLLEDKYRRASEELDGLFRRYGSAVPAPNFAMPVTVPVSSQSSLQFSNPSGSLVTPSLVTSSLTDPRLLSPQQPALQRNSVSPGLPQRPASAGAMLGGDLNSANGACPSPVGNGYVSARASPGLLPVANGNSLNKVIPAKSPPPPTHSAQLGAPSRKPDLRVITSQGGKGLMHHLNNAQRLGVSQSTHSLTTPVVSVATPSLLSQGLPFSSMPTAYNTDYQLTSAELSSLPAFSSPGGLSLGNVTAVTAWPQPPQPQQPPQPPPQQPPQQPPQQPPQQPHLVPVSLSNLIPGSPLPHVGAALTVTTHPHVSIKSEPVSPSRERSPAPPPQAVFPATRPEPGDGLSSPAGGSYETGDRDDGRGDFGPTLGLLRPAPEPEAEGSAVKRMRLDTWTLK, from the exons ATGGGGAGGAAAAAGATTCAGATCCAGCGGATCACTGATGAGCGGAACCGCCAG GTGACGTTCACCAAGCGGAAGTTCGGGCTGATGAAGAAGGCGTACGAGCTGAGTGTGCTGTGCGACTGCGAGATCGCGCTCATCATCTTCAATCACTCCAACAAGCTGTTCCAGTACGCCAGCACCGACATGGACAAGGTGCTGCTCAAGTACACGGAGTACAACGAGCCGCACGAAAGCCGCACCAACGCCGACATCATCGAG ACGCTGAGGAAGAAGGGCTTCAACGGCTGCGACAGCCCGGAGCCCGACGGGGAGGACTCGCTGGAACAGAGCCCCCTGCTGGAGGACAAGTACCGGCGCGCCAGCGAGGAGCTGGACGGGCTCTTCCGGCGCTACGGG TCAGCTGTCCCGGCCCCCAACTTTGCCATGCCCGTGACAGTGCCCGTGTCCAGTCAGAGCTCACTGCAGTTCAGCAACCCCAGCGGCTCCCTGGTCACCCCTTCCCTGGTGACGTCATCCCTCACGGACCCACGGCTCCTGTCCCCCCAGCAGCCAGCACTACAGAGGAACAGTGTGTCCCCCGGCCTGCCCCAGCGGCCCGCCAGTGCAG GGGCCATGCTAGGGGGAGACCTCAACAGTGCAAATGGAGCCTGCCCCAGCCCCGTGG ggaaCGGCTACGTCAGTGCTCGGGCCTCCCCTGGCCTCCTCCCCGTGGCCAATGGCAACAGCTTAAACAAGGTCATCCCTGCCAAGTCtccgcccccacccacccacagcgCCCAGCTCGGAGCCCCCAGCCGCAAGCCTGACCTGAGGGTGATCACGTCCCAGGGAGGAAAGGGGTTAATGCACCACTTG AACAATGCCCAGCGCCTTGGGGTCTCCCAGTCTACCCACTCGCTCACCACCCCTGTGGTTTCCGTGGCAACGCCAAGTTTactcagccagggcctccccttctcctccatgCCTACCGCCTACAACACAG ATTACCAGCTGACCAGCGCGGAGCTCTCCTCCTTACCAGCCTTCAGTTCGCCTGGGGGACTGTCACTAGGCAACGTCACCGCTGTCACTGCCTGGCCGCAGCCACCACAGCCCCAGCAGCCGCCCCAGCCGCCTCCCCAGCAGCCGCCCCAGCAGCCGCCCCAGCAGCCGCCCCAGCAACCTCACCTGGTCCCCGTGTCTCTCAGCAACTTAAT CCCTGGCAGCCCCTTGCCCCACGTGGGTGCTGCCCTGACGGTCACCACCCACCCCCATGTCAGCATCAAGTCGGAACCGGTGTCCCCCAGCCGAGAGCGCAGCCCTGCGCCTCCCCCTCAGGCTGTGTTCCCAGCCACCCGCCCTGAGCCCGGCGATGGTCTCAGCAGCCCGGCCGGGGGCTCCTATGAAACGGGGGACCGCGATGACGGCCGGGGGGACTTCGGGCCCACGCTGGGCCTGCTGCGTCCGGCCCCGGAGCCTGAGGCCGAGGGCTCGGCTGTGAAGCGGATGCGGCTGGATACCTGG ACATTAAAGTGA
- the MEF2D gene encoding myocyte-specific enhancer factor 2D isoform X1, with product MGRKKIQIQRITDERNRQVTFTKRKFGLMKKAYELSVLCDCEIALIIFNHSNKLFQYASTDMDKVLLKYTEYNEPHESRTNADIIETLRKKGFNGCDSPEPDGEDSLEQSPLLEDKYRRASEELDGLFRRYGSAVPAPNFAMPVTVPVSSQSSLQFSNPSGSLVTPSLVTSSLTDPRLLSPQQPALQRNSVSPGLPQRPASAGAMLGGDLNSANGACPSPVGNGYVSARASPGLLPVANGNSLNKVIPAKSPPPPTHSAQLGAPSRKPDLRVITSQGGKGLMHHLTEDHLDLNNAQRLGVSQSTHSLTTPVVSVATPSLLSQGLPFSSMPTAYNTDYQLTSAELSSLPAFSSPGGLSLGNVTAVTAWPQPPQPQQPPQPPPQQPPQQPPQQPPQQPHLVPVSLSNLIPGSPLPHVGAALTVTTHPHVSIKSEPVSPSRERSPAPPPQAVFPATRPEPGDGLSSPAGGSYETGDRDDGRGDFGPTLGLLRPAPEPEAEGSAVKRMRLDTWTLK from the exons ATGGGGAGGAAAAAGATTCAGATCCAGCGGATCACTGATGAGCGGAACCGCCAG GTGACGTTCACCAAGCGGAAGTTCGGGCTGATGAAGAAGGCGTACGAGCTGAGTGTGCTGTGCGACTGCGAGATCGCGCTCATCATCTTCAATCACTCCAACAAGCTGTTCCAGTACGCCAGCACCGACATGGACAAGGTGCTGCTCAAGTACACGGAGTACAACGAGCCGCACGAAAGCCGCACCAACGCCGACATCATCGAG ACGCTGAGGAAGAAGGGCTTCAACGGCTGCGACAGCCCGGAGCCCGACGGGGAGGACTCGCTGGAACAGAGCCCCCTGCTGGAGGACAAGTACCGGCGCGCCAGCGAGGAGCTGGACGGGCTCTTCCGGCGCTACGGG TCAGCTGTCCCGGCCCCCAACTTTGCCATGCCCGTGACAGTGCCCGTGTCCAGTCAGAGCTCACTGCAGTTCAGCAACCCCAGCGGCTCCCTGGTCACCCCTTCCCTGGTGACGTCATCCCTCACGGACCCACGGCTCCTGTCCCCCCAGCAGCCAGCACTACAGAGGAACAGTGTGTCCCCCGGCCTGCCCCAGCGGCCCGCCAGTGCAG GGGCCATGCTAGGGGGAGACCTCAACAGTGCAAATGGAGCCTGCCCCAGCCCCGTGG ggaaCGGCTACGTCAGTGCTCGGGCCTCCCCTGGCCTCCTCCCCGTGGCCAATGGCAACAGCTTAAACAAGGTCATCCCTGCCAAGTCtccgcccccacccacccacagcgCCCAGCTCGGAGCCCCCAGCCGCAAGCCTGACCTGAGGGTGATCACGTCCCAGGGAGGAAAGGGGTTAATGCACCACTTG ACTGAGGACCATTTAGACCTG AACAATGCCCAGCGCCTTGGGGTCTCCCAGTCTACCCACTCGCTCACCACCCCTGTGGTTTCCGTGGCAACGCCAAGTTTactcagccagggcctccccttctcctccatgCCTACCGCCTACAACACAG ATTACCAGCTGACCAGCGCGGAGCTCTCCTCCTTACCAGCCTTCAGTTCGCCTGGGGGACTGTCACTAGGCAACGTCACCGCTGTCACTGCCTGGCCGCAGCCACCACAGCCCCAGCAGCCGCCCCAGCCGCCTCCCCAGCAGCCGCCCCAGCAGCCGCCCCAGCAGCCGCCCCAGCAACCTCACCTGGTCCCCGTGTCTCTCAGCAACTTAAT CCCTGGCAGCCCCTTGCCCCACGTGGGTGCTGCCCTGACGGTCACCACCCACCCCCATGTCAGCATCAAGTCGGAACCGGTGTCCCCCAGCCGAGAGCGCAGCCCTGCGCCTCCCCCTCAGGCTGTGTTCCCAGCCACCCGCCCTGAGCCCGGCGATGGTCTCAGCAGCCCGGCCGGGGGCTCCTATGAAACGGGGGACCGCGATGACGGCCGGGGGGACTTCGGGCCCACGCTGGGCCTGCTGCGTCCGGCCCCGGAGCCTGAGGCCGAGGGCTCGGCTGTGAAGCGGATGCGGCTGGATACCTGG ACATTAAAGTGA